In one Bactrocera tryoni isolate S06 chromosome 5, CSIRO_BtryS06_freeze2, whole genome shotgun sequence genomic region, the following are encoded:
- the LOC120778060 gene encoding DNA-directed RNA polymerases I, II, and III subunit RPABC3 translates to MAGVLFEDIFNVKDMDPEGKKFDRVSRLHCESESFKMDLILDINSWLYPMELGDKFRLVLATTLREDGCPDSGEFNPLEQEGTRADSFEYVMFGKVYRIEGDEAHNEASSRLSAYVSFGGLLMRLQGDANNLHGFEVDQQMYLLMKKLAF, encoded by the coding sequence ATGGCCGGCGTTTTATTTGAGGATATTTTCAATGTGAAAGACATGGATCCGGAGGGAAAGAAATTCGATCGTGTGTCGCGACTGCATTGTGAATCTGAATCCTTCaaaatggatttaattctagatATTAACTCTTGGCTGTACCCTATGGAATTGGGAGACAAATTCCGCTTGGTGCTAGCTACGACATTGCGCGAGGACGGCTGCCCTGACAGTGGCGAATTTAACCCGCTGGAACAGGAAGGTACACGTGCCGATAGTTTTGAGTATGTTATGTTCGGAAAGGTGTATCGTATTGAAGGTGATGAGGCGCATAATGAGGCATCGTCCCGTCTATCAGCGTACGTATCCTTCGGTGGATTGCTAATGCGTTTACAAGGTGATGCCAACAATTTGCACGGCTTTGAAGTTGACCAGCAGATGTACTTGCTGATGAAAAAGTTGGCATTCTGA